In Chitinophagales bacterium, a single genomic region encodes these proteins:
- a CDS encoding T9SS type A sorting domain-containing protein, whose product MNKVLLSILLAATAATQAQTTVNDSVTINSQYKDAVYYKLSDGTKTSTSNTDWHLAFSTQKVQFPLNTLQSVTIRFNGGSGVVVSQKAFTDTAFFTGDTVGFSTFTKLYDSDSNLDSGAFNNGLNISKFDYGWGVYNQNSKNIPGRNMFYVQLPTGAIKKFRVVELVYDTVWQVQYANLDNSNLQTVSIPKSQYQGELFAYLNLETNLVSSKEPNASEWDLLFHKYNARDVVGFDVYPSMGVWSNKGVEVAKAYPVDLNSNNYSGFTFSKTMNVIGRNWKDYQAPNWIIQDSLVYFAKAKDGGIYKLVFTGFEGSATGKTLFSKTTIQTSAINEITKATLVCYPNPATNNLTIVADNIGKSAMFSLTDLSGKQVLSHTLSEGVFQTHNFDISHIANGFYIATIEQGGNKVQQRIVVSK is encoded by the coding sequence ATGAACAAAGTACTACTTTCTATTTTATTGGCTGCAACCGCAGCTACACAAGCCCAAACCACCGTAAACGATTCCGTAACTATAAATTCGCAATACAAAGATGCCGTTTACTATAAACTGAGCGATGGTACTAAAACCAGTACTTCTAATACAGATTGGCATTTGGCATTTTCAACCCAAAAAGTACAGTTTCCATTAAACACACTACAATCTGTTACTATCCGCTTTAATGGTGGCAGTGGCGTAGTGGTTTCGCAAAAAGCTTTTACAGATACTGCATTTTTTACTGGCGACACCGTTGGTTTTTCAACTTTTACTAAACTATACGACTCTGACAGCAACCTCGATTCGGGGGCTTTCAATAATGGTTTAAACATCTCAAAATTTGATTACGGTTGGGGAGTGTACAATCAAAACAGCAAAAATATTCCCGGCAGAAATATGTTTTATGTGCAATTGCCCACAGGTGCTATTAAAAAGTTTAGAGTAGTAGAGTTGGTGTACGATACTGTATGGCAAGTTCAATATGCTAATTTAGACAATAGCAACTTGCAAACTGTTTCTATTCCTAAGAGCCAATACCAAGGCGAATTATTTGCCTACTTGAATCTTGAAACAAACCTTGTAAGCAGCAAAGAACCCAACGCTAGCGAATGGGACTTGCTATTCCATAAATACAATGCAAGAGACGTGGTTGGCTTTGATGTATATCCCAGCATGGGCGTTTGGAGCAATAAAGGAGTTGAAGTTGCCAAAGCATATCCTGTAGATTTGAATTCCAACAATTATTCGGGCTTTACTTTTTCTAAAACCATGAATGTAATTGGAAGAAATTGGAAAGACTACCAAGCACCCAACTGGATAATACAAGATTCGTTGGTATATTTTGCCAAAGCAAAAGATGGAGGCATTTACAAACTAGTATTTACAGGCTTTGAAGGAAGTGCCACCGGCAAAACATTGTTTAGCAAAACAACCATACAAACAAGTGCTATCAACGAAATTACTAAGGCAACCTTAGTTTGCTATCCTAATCCTGCTACCAATAATTTAACTATAGTAGCCGACAACATTGGTAAAAGTGCTATGTTCAGTTTAACTGATTTATCGGGCAAGCAAGTACTTAGCCATACACTAAGCGAAGGCGTATTTCAAACACACAACTTTGATATTAGCCATATAGCAAATGGGTTCTACATTGCTACTATTGAGCAAGGAGGCAACAAAGTGCAACAGCGCATTGTAGTGAGCAAATAA
- a CDS encoding alanine dehydrogenase, whose translation MSSSSRDFSGILTKLGLQPMEAPAMVANRKAKLFIGIPKEQSFQEHRIAITPESVRVLTANGHRILIEENAGRESHFYDNDFSEAGAEIVKDVEAVYKADIILKVAPPMPYEIELMQMNQTLISPLHLPTLKQEYIEMLMKKRITAMAYEYTKDEAGLFPFVRSMSEIAGNSVVLIAGEFLSNANDGKGILLGGISGVPPAKVVILGAGVVGTFAARAVIGLGATVSVFDNNVYKLMRLQERIGARVFTSTIQPEILAQELENADVAIGAIHSKKGQTPVLVTEQMVERMKPGAVIIDVSIDQGGCFETSEITSHLKPTFKKYGVIHYCVPNITSRVSRTASYAFSNILTPILLRMGELQGMQGLIFEDVGIRNGIYLYKGNLTNEHLARIFHIKHSNLELLFASNI comes from the coding sequence ATGAGTTCATCTTCACGCGATTTCTCAGGCATTTTAACCAAACTTGGTTTACAGCCTATGGAAGCTCCGGCAATGGTAGCCAATCGAAAAGCTAAACTTTTTATTGGTATTCCCAAGGAGCAAAGTTTTCAAGAGCATCGCATAGCCATAACACCGGAAAGTGTGCGCGTGCTCACTGCCAATGGACATAGAATTTTAATTGAAGAGAATGCAGGCCGCGAATCACATTTCTACGACAACGATTTTTCGGAGGCAGGTGCAGAAATTGTAAAAGATGTAGAAGCCGTTTACAAAGCCGATATTATATTAAAGGTGGCTCCGCCCATGCCTTATGAAATTGAGTTAATGCAAATGAACCAAACGCTTATTTCGCCTTTGCATTTGCCTACACTCAAGCAAGAGTATATAGAAATGTTGATGAAGAAGAGGATTACGGCAATGGCTTATGAATATACAAAAGATGAAGCTGGGCTTTTCCCTTTTGTTCGTTCAATGAGCGAAATTGCAGGAAACTCTGTGGTGCTAATAGCAGGTGAATTTTTGAGCAATGCCAATGATGGGAAAGGGATTTTATTAGGAGGCATTTCCGGTGTGCCACCCGCGAAAGTAGTTATTTTAGGAGCTGGCGTGGTGGGTACTTTTGCTGCACGTGCAGTAATTGGTTTAGGTGCTACCGTAAGTGTTTTCGATAATAATGTATATAAACTTATGCGCCTTCAGGAAAGAATTGGAGCACGGGTTTTTACATCTACTATACAGCCGGAGATTTTAGCGCAGGAATTAGAAAATGCAGATGTTGCCATTGGTGCCATACATAGTAAAAAGGGGCAAACTCCGGTACTAGTTACCGAACAAATGGTAGAAAGAATGAAGCCCGGAGCTGTAATTATTGATGTGAGTATAGACCAAGGCGGCTGTTTTGAAACCTCTGAGATAACTTCACATTTAAAACCAACGTTTAAGAAATATGGCGTTATTCATTATTGTGTACCTAATATTACTTCGCGCGTAAGCCGCACTGCCTCTTATGCCTTTTCTAATATACTTACACCCATTTTATTGCGTATGGGCGAACTACAAGGTATGCAAGGATTGATTTTTGAAGATGTAGGAATTCGCAATGGTATTTATTTATACAAAGGCAATTTAACCAACGAGCATTTAGCTCGCATCTTCCATATTAAACACAGCAACTTAGAATTGCTGTTTGCATCCAATATTTAG
- a CDS encoding geranylgeranyl reductase family protein, whose translation MKVETNILISGAGPAGTAAALFLAKQGIPSVLVDKATFPRDKICGDALSGKAVEVLRKLDPSLVAAIAVSSTAIGSWGVTFVAPNGKALRIPFSKNKSELRHAPGFISKRVDFDAFLFDKAKANPFITIYENTELRSFQTIENGIVAIDKNNRRFETRLFIAADGAYSPFAKQIGHLQTEAAHNCFGLRAYFKGVEGLDAENFIELHFMHEALPGYFWIFPLPNGEANVGIGMRADKLGDKNVNLKKLFFQLLETHPAIKERFKHAQLQGDVKLFGLPLGSKRRNLSGNNFLLCGDAAMLIDPFTGEGIGNALFSGMFAAQQAAVCVAQDNFSATALAGYDTLVYNRLWKELQLSYRMQQLINFPWLFNLVVNKANSNEALREAIMSMFEDIDLRAKLKSPKFYFKILFSPK comes from the coding sequence ATTAAAGTAGAAACCAATATTCTTATTAGCGGTGCAGGACCTGCCGGAACAGCAGCCGCCTTGTTCTTGGCAAAGCAAGGAATACCAAGTGTGTTGGTAGATAAAGCCACTTTTCCGCGCGATAAAATTTGTGGCGATGCGCTTAGTGGAAAAGCGGTGGAAGTACTGCGTAAACTCGATCCTTCTTTGGTAGCAGCAATTGCCGTAAGTTCAACAGCTATTGGTTCTTGGGGTGTAACTTTTGTGGCTCCAAACGGCAAGGCGCTGCGCATTCCATTTTCAAAAAATAAATCGGAGCTACGGCATGCACCGGGTTTTATTTCAAAGCGAGTTGATTTTGATGCTTTTTTATTCGATAAGGCCAAAGCCAATCCATTCATCACTATTTATGAAAACACAGAGTTGCGTAGTTTTCAAACTATAGAAAATGGTATAGTTGCCATAGATAAAAACAATAGACGTTTTGAAACGCGCCTGTTTATTGCTGCCGATGGTGCTTATTCTCCTTTTGCCAAGCAAATTGGGCATTTGCAAACCGAGGCTGCACATAATTGTTTTGGATTGCGTGCATACTTTAAAGGTGTGGAAGGTTTGGATGCCGAAAACTTTATTGAACTTCATTTTATGCACGAAGCATTGCCGGGATATTTCTGGATTTTTCCACTGCCAAATGGCGAAGCAAATGTGGGAATTGGTATGCGTGCCGATAAACTTGGAGATAAGAATGTGAACTTAAAGAAGCTGTTTTTTCAGTTACTAGAAACGCATCCTGCCATAAAAGAGCGCTTTAAACACGCGCAATTGCAAGGCGATGTAAAACTGTTTGGTTTGCCCTTGGGCTCTAAGCGAAGAAACTTATCGGGCAATAATTTTTTACTGTGTGGCGATGCCGCAATGCTCATAGATCCATTTACGGGCGAAGGAATTGGCAATGCCTTGTTTAGCGGAATGTTTGCTGCACAGCAGGCGGCAGTATGCGTGGCACAAGATAATTTTTCGGCAACAGCACTTGCCGGATACGATACACTGGTATATAACCGATTGTGGAAAGAATTGCAGTTGAGCTACCGTATGCAACAGCTTATTAACTTTCCTTGGCTTTTTAACTTGGTGGTAAACAAAGCCAATAGCAACGAAGCTTTGCGCGAAGCCATCATGAGTATGTTTGAAGATATAGACCTTCGTGCCAAACTCAAGTCGCCTAAGTTTTATTTCAAAATTCTATTTTCGCCTAAGTAA
- a CDS encoding radical SAM protein, translating to MEHFYTIQGEGFHSGKAAYFLRLGGCNVGCTWCDVKESWDTAQHPLVEIETMLQFVKENHAVTCVITGGEPMMHNLHSLTDMLKQNGVALHVETSGAYPVSGNWDWITVSPKRFKKPLHECLAIANELKVVVAHINDFRWAEEHAKMVGENCMLYLQPEWSKSSELLPLVIDYVKQNPQWNISLQTHKFMNVP from the coding sequence ATGGAACACTTTTATACCATTCAAGGCGAAGGGTTTCACTCCGGAAAGGCTGCTTATTTTTTGCGCTTGGGCGGCTGTAATGTTGGTTGCACTTGGTGCGATGTAAAAGAAAGTTGGGATACTGCGCAGCATCCATTGGTGGAAATAGAAACCATGTTGCAGTTTGTAAAAGAAAACCATGCTGTTACGTGCGTAATAACGGGTGGCGAACCCATGATGCATAACTTACATTCACTTACAGATATGTTGAAACAAAACGGTGTTGCACTTCATGTAGAAACATCGGGTGCCTATCCGGTTTCGGGCAATTGGGATTGGATTACGGTTTCTCCCAAGCGATTCAAAAAGCCACTGCATGAATGCTTGGCAATTGCCAATGAATTAAAAGTAGTTGTGGCGCATATCAACGATTTTAGATGGGCAGAGGAGCATGCTAAAATGGTAGGTGAAAATTGTATGCTTTATCTGCAACCGGAATGGAGCAAGAGCAGCGAATTGCTGCCACTTGTAATAGACTATGTAAAGCAAAACCCACAGTGGAATATTTCTTTGCAAACGCATAAGTTTATGAATGTGCCATAG
- the holA gene encoding DNA polymerase III subunit delta, with amino-acid sequence MAKEQAGTSFEVLSADFKARKFLPLYCFCGDEPYFVDALTDLLEQYALSDMEKAFNQTIVYGKDVSVQTITEAALRPPMMAERQVVIVKEAQGLELRKEEDQMRLLNYVKRAVPSTVLVFAFKNATPDKRKALWKEVAKAPGYYEGKALYEGQVGAFVKKYAAERKFKIDEAAVELLVESTGTELSKVINELSKVVLNKEAGSVISVEDIEREVGISKEFSVFELNNAIGKKDAERIFKIAHFFAHSKSNPFVVTVSQLYSFFSKLYLAHSQPGADDRSLAALIKVSPFFVKDYREALHNYSLEQVKHILQLLNEYDLRSKGLGGTGNIGEGELLRELVYRILTEKKESIIVAFTE; translated from the coding sequence GTGGCAAAAGAACAAGCAGGAACATCGTTTGAAGTGCTGTCGGCCGATTTTAAGGCAAGAAAATTTTTGCCGCTGTACTGCTTTTGTGGCGATGAACCTTATTTTGTAGATGCACTTACCGATTTGCTGGAACAGTATGCGCTAAGTGATATGGAAAAGGCATTTAACCAAACTATAGTGTATGGTAAAGATGTAAGCGTACAAACCATTACTGAAGCGGCTTTGCGCCCACCCATGATGGCAGAAAGGCAAGTGGTGATTGTGAAGGAGGCACAAGGCTTGGAGTTGCGAAAGGAAGAAGATCAAATGCGGCTACTGAATTATGTAAAGCGAGCAGTACCATCTACGGTGTTGGTGTTTGCATTTAAGAATGCTACGCCCGATAAGCGAAAAGCATTGTGGAAGGAAGTAGCAAAGGCTCCGGGGTATTACGAAGGAAAAGCATTGTACGAAGGCCAAGTTGGAGCATTTGTAAAAAAGTATGCTGCCGAAAGAAAATTTAAAATAGACGAAGCAGCCGTAGAGCTACTAGTAGAAAGTACCGGAACAGAACTTTCTAAAGTAATAAATGAGCTAAGCAAAGTAGTGCTAAATAAAGAAGCCGGCAGCGTTATCTCAGTTGAAGATATTGAGCGCGAAGTGGGCATATCTAAAGAGTTTAGCGTATTTGAACTAAATAATGCCATAGGGAAAAAGGATGCCGAAAGAATATTTAAGATAGCACATTTTTTTGCGCACTCTAAGAGTAATCCATTTGTGGTTACCGTATCTCAGTTATATTCGTTTTTTTCAAAGCTTTACTTGGCTCATTCGCAGCCGGGTGCAGATGATCGCAGCTTGGCAGCACTCATTAAAGTATCTCCGTTTTTTGTAAAAGATTATCGCGAAGCCTTGCACAACTATTCGTTGGAGCAAGTAAAGCATATCTTGCAATTGTTGAATGAATACGATCTACGCAGCAAAGGATTGGGAGGTACGGGAAACATCGGTGAGGGAGAACTGCTGCGTGAGTTGGTGTATAGAATACTTACCGAGAAAAAGGAAAGTATAATTGTAGCATTCACGGAGTAA
- a CDS encoding DUF2304 domain-containing protein codes for MLIQVILTVPLLLLGFFLLTRLRQQIFYRTLFIGIAAIGVFFVLNPGITTSLAHGLGVGRGTDLILYLSVLFFFMFSMLIYAKLRKTEAVQTDLARQLSIISAQKFPSKE; via the coding sequence ATGCTTATACAGGTAATTCTTACCGTACCCTTATTGTTATTGGGTTTCTTTCTCTTAACCCGATTAAGGCAGCAAATTTTTTATAGAACATTATTTATTGGCATTGCTGCTATCGGAGTTTTTTTTGTATTGAATCCAGGAATTACCACATCGCTGGCACATGGGTTGGGCGTAGGCAGAGGTACCGATTTAATTCTATACCTAAGCGTACTTTTCTTCTTTATGTTTTCGATGCTGATATATGCCAAACTACGAAAAACAGAAGCTGTACAAACCGATTTAGCAAGGCAGCTATCCATTATTTCCGCGCAAAAATTTCCTTCAAAAGAATAA
- a CDS encoding peroxiredoxin, with protein sequence MALSVGQTAPDFKLFNTEKQEVSLSSFKGKNVILHFFPLAFTGVCTTQLCTARDNMDVYTKLNAVVLGISVDSLFSLAEFKKQQHYNFDLLSDFNKEVIKNYGLVIENFAFGMQGVSKRAAFVLDKEGVVRYAEVTPTPGDLPNFTAIKEALESLN encoded by the coding sequence ATGGCTTTATCTGTTGGGCAAACCGCTCCCGATTTTAAACTTTTCAATACCGAAAAGCAAGAAGTATCCTTAAGCAGTTTCAAAGGAAAGAATGTAATACTTCATTTTTTTCCTCTTGCATTTACCGGAGTGTGCACTACGCAACTTTGTACCGCGCGCGATAATATGGATGTGTACACAAAGTTGAATGCTGTAGTGTTAGGCATATCGGTAGATTCTTTGTTTAGCTTGGCTGAATTTAAAAAGCAGCAACACTATAATTTCGATTTGCTTTCGGATTTTAATAAAGAGGTAATTAAGAATTATGGTTTGGTAATAGAGAATTTTGCATTTGGTATGCAAGGGGTTTCTAAACGTGCCGCATTTGTGTTGGATAAAGAAGGCGTTGTGCGCTATGCAGAGGTTACGCCTACACCTGGTGATTTGCCTAATTTTACAGCTATTAAAGAAGCATTGGAGTCTTTAAATTAA
- a CDS encoding DUF4920 domain-containing protein codes for MKHIATLLLVAFISIFNATLFAANGNKDGKKEKAQIFGESIKKKNAIDAKELPKLMEGKEKESFKITGKINEVCQVKGCWLTVDLGDGKSMRMSFKNYGFFVPKDAGGKTFYAEGEAKFKTTSVEMLRHYAEDAGKSKAEIDAITTPKKELVFVAKGVIVE; via the coding sequence ATGAAACATATTGCAACACTATTGCTCGTAGCCTTTATTTCCATATTCAATGCAACTTTATTTGCCGCCAATGGAAATAAAGACGGTAAAAAAGAAAAAGCGCAAATCTTTGGTGAATCTATTAAAAAGAAGAATGCCATCGATGCCAAAGAGTTACCTAAATTGATGGAAGGAAAGGAGAAAGAATCGTTTAAAATTACAGGGAAAATAAATGAGGTATGCCAAGTAAAGGGCTGCTGGCTCACCGTAGATTTGGGCGATGGAAAAAGTATGAGAATGTCTTTTAAAAACTATGGATTTTTTGTGCCAAAAGATGCCGGAGGAAAAACATTTTATGCTGAGGGCGAAGCTAAGTTTAAAACTACTTCTGTAGAAATGCTGCGCCACTATGCCGAAGATGCAGGAAAAAGCAAAGCAGAAATAGATGCTATTACCACACCTAAAAAGGAGTTGGTTTTTGTGGCAAAAGGAGTAATTGTTGAGTAA
- a CDS encoding collagen-like protein encodes MNKRLLSVLFSFSTILLFSQNNIGIGTANPDVSSVLELSAQDKGFLVPRLTQTQRQAISNPATGLLVFDLTASCFYYFDGTSWLSLCNQPGIQGATGPTGAQGVTGDTGPTGAQGVQGVTGDTGAQGIQGITGATGPGAICGTAAANYIAVFTSPSDLCNSVLYQNANKVGVNNNNPNVALDVSSGNDGIAFPQGSTAQRPATATAGTLRWNNTLSSMEVYDGTQWFNINTPPIGSTYVQWFNAADPNAIYPGTTWVKTDMQNGEFIRAVGGAANVASGGALTGTLQADAVKDHTHTASGTAAGAGVLTTSSNGAHTHSGTTSGANPFSGNTWIPYDDNLSSDARDISMNDNPSTCGSTWDGRHTVGNFMGRLSDNCMGHNHTFTTSSDGAHTHSIADHTHTLNIAVNNGGGGTETRPANVAVIFWRRTN; translated from the coding sequence ATGAATAAAAGGTTACTTTCTGTATTGTTTTCCTTTAGTACCATATTACTTTTTAGCCAAAACAATATTGGAATTGGCACTGCCAATCCGGATGTTTCTTCGGTGTTAGAGTTATCTGCACAAGATAAAGGCTTTTTGGTGCCGCGACTTACGCAAACTCAAAGGCAAGCCATTTCTAATCCGGCAACAGGCTTATTGGTATTTGATTTAACTGCCTCTTGTTTTTACTATTTTGATGGAACTTCGTGGCTATCATTATGTAACCAACCCGGCATACAAGGAGCCACAGGACCTACCGGAGCACAGGGTGTAACCGGAGACACCGGCCCTACTGGAGCGCAAGGCGTGCAAGGTGTTACGGGCGACACAGGCGCGCAAGGCATACAAGGTATTACCGGAGCTACAGGTCCCGGAGCTATTTGCGGAACAGCTGCAGCTAACTATATCGCTGTTTTTACTTCGCCTAGCGATTTATGTAATTCCGTTTTGTATCAAAATGCCAATAAAGTTGGAGTAAATAATAATAACCCAAATGTGGCACTCGATGTTTCTTCCGGCAATGATGGCATTGCCTTTCCACAAGGCTCTACGGCTCAACGCCCTGCCACAGCTACTGCCGGAACGCTGCGGTGGAATAATACACTAAGTAGCATGGAGGTGTACGATGGCACTCAATGGTTCAACATCAATACACCGCCTATAGGAAGCACTTATGTTCAATGGTTTAATGCTGCCGATCCTAATGCCATTTACCCCGGTACCACTTGGGTAAAAACCGATATGCAAAACGGTGAGTTTATTCGTGCTGTTGGTGGTGCCGCCAATGTAGCTTCCGGGGGCGCACTTACCGGTACGCTACAAGCCGATGCAGTAAAAGACCACACGCATACCGCAAGCGGAACGGCTGCGGGTGCAGGCGTATTAACTACTTCTAGCAATGGTGCGCATACACATTCCGGCACCACCTCGGGTGCTAACCCCTTCAGCGGGAATACTTGGATTCCTTATGATGATAATTTATCGTCCGATGCAAGAGATATTAGCATGAACGATAATCCTTCTACGTGTGGCAGCACTTGGGATGGCAGGCATACCGTTGGAAACTTTATGGGCAGATTGAGCGATAACTGCATGGGGCATAACCACACATTTACAACTTCTAGCGATGGAGCACACACGCACTCTATTGCAGACCATACTCATACGCTTAATATTGCAGTAAACAATGGTGGTGGCGGCACAGAAACACGTCCGGCAAACGTGGCTGTAATTTTTTGGCGCAGAACCAATTAA
- a CDS encoding biopolymer transporter ExbD has product MRLRKSRMHSEMRTDSLSDIMFFLMLFFLIVSTMVNPSVIKLVLPKAQAGQTVTKQNITISVDAQKQYFINNQPTSPETVESDLNKLVQGMADATVVIRADNTLPVQVVVDLISIGNKLKVKMVLATKNT; this is encoded by the coding sequence ATGCGTTTAAGAAAAAGCAGAATGCACTCCGAGATGCGAACAGATTCGCTGAGCGACATCATGTTTTTCTTGATGCTGTTTTTCTTAATAGTTTCTACCATGGTAAACCCATCGGTAATAAAATTAGTATTACCGAAAGCGCAAGCGGGGCAAACTGTTACCAAACAGAATATCACAATTTCGGTAGATGCTCAAAAACAATACTTCATCAACAACCAACCCACATCGCCCGAAACAGTAGAAAGCGATTTGAATAAACTTGTACAAGGCATGGCAGATGCAACTGTGGTAATACGTGCCGATAATACTTTGCCTGTGCAGGTAGTGGTAGATTTAATTTCAATTGGCAATAAACTAAAAGTAAAAATGGTGCTTGCCACCAAAAATACTTAA
- a CDS encoding ABC transporter substrate-binding protein: MMRFTDHLGNLIQLGSFPTRIVSLVPSQTELLYDLGLENEVVGITRFCIHPEVWRRSKCVIGGTKDFDFKAIAALQPDLIIGNKEENYAEGIAILQRHYPVWMSDIYDIKDAINTIAAIGELCGRQALAQNIIQTIAKERAQFKSNIGKTVAYFIWKKPYMVAASNTFIHAMLQEFGLQNIFGDYERYPELAIDTLCNMKPDLVFLSSEPYKFSQRHIPEFKAIFPNAEIVLVDGEMFSWYGSRLQHAFQYFKTLDLR, encoded by the coding sequence ATGATGCGCTTTACCGACCATTTAGGGAATTTAATTCAGTTAGGAAGTTTTCCGACACGCATAGTTTCATTAGTGCCTTCACAAACGGAATTGCTCTACGATTTAGGTTTAGAGAATGAAGTGGTGGGTATCACAAGATTTTGTATTCATCCGGAGGTGTGGCGGAGATCTAAGTGTGTTATTGGAGGCACAAAAGATTTCGATTTCAAGGCTATTGCAGCACTTCAACCCGATTTAATCATTGGAAATAAAGAAGAAAACTACGCAGAGGGTATTGCAATTTTGCAACGCCATTATCCGGTGTGGATGAGCGATATCTATGATATTAAGGATGCCATCAACACCATTGCAGCTATTGGCGAACTATGCGGTAGGCAAGCGCTAGCCCAAAACATAATTCAAACCATTGCCAAAGAAAGAGCTCAGTTTAAAAGTAACATAGGGAAAACGGTGGCATATTTTATTTGGAAAAAGCCATACATGGTAGCTGCATCTAATACTTTCATACATGCCATGTTGCAAGAATTTGGATTGCAAAATATATTTGGAGATTATGAACGCTATCCCGAGCTGGCAATAGATACACTCTGTAATATGAAGCCTGATTTGGTGTTCCTTTCTTCGGAACCATATAAATTTTCCCAGCGGCATATTCCGGAGTTCAAGGCAATATTCCCCAATGCGGAAATTGTGCTGGTAGATGGCGAAATGTTTAGTTGGTATGGTTCGCGTTTGCAGCACGCATTTCAGTATTTCAAAACATTAGATTTAAGATAG
- a CDS encoding MotA/TolQ/ExbB proton channel family protein — protein sequence MLLQIAYDSTAQIANAAAKPESLSLLSLIMKGGWIMVPILALSVVAVFLIVERYIVIRQASKVDPNFMNNIKEFLVAGKMDSALAMCKSTNTPIARLLEKGLKRLGKPIKEIESAVENTGKLEIYKLERHLGYLGIIAAIAPMFGFVGTISGVIKIFYNISLADNISIGIIAGGLYEKMITSAAGLVVGIIAHIGFHYLNTMIDRVSFQLESTAVDFIDILQEPAKK from the coding sequence ATGCTTTTACAAATAGCTTACGATAGTACCGCCCAAATTGCCAATGCTGCTGCAAAGCCAGAATCGCTTTCGCTGTTGAGTTTAATCATGAAAGGAGGTTGGATTATGGTTCCCATACTTGCATTAAGTGTGGTGGCTGTTTTTTTAATAGTAGAGCGCTACATTGTAATAAGACAAGCCTCTAAAGTTGATCCCAACTTTATGAATAACATTAAAGAGTTTCTTGTGGCAGGAAAAATGGATTCGGCATTGGCTATGTGTAAAAGTACCAATACGCCCATTGCACGCCTATTAGAAAAAGGTTTGAAACGTTTAGGCAAACCAATTAAGGAAATTGAAAGCGCAGTTGAAAACACCGGAAAATTAGAGATATATAAACTAGAACGCCACCTTGGTTACTTAGGCATTATTGCTGCCATTGCGCCCATGTTTGGCTTTGTGGGTACTATTTCGGGTGTAATAAAAATCTTCTACAACATTTCGTTGGCCGATAATATTTCAATAGGAATTATTGCCGGAGGTTTATATGAAAAGATGATTACTTCTGCAGCCGGATTGGTAGTGGGCATTATTGCACACATCGGTTTTCATTACTTAAATACAATGATAGACCGAGTGAGTTTTCAATTAGAAAGCACCGCAGTAGATTTTATTGATATACTACAAGAACCTGCAAAAAAATAA